GATTTTTTGAGCGCCTGTATGATAATATTTTTCTCGAAATCACTGACCACATCAGAAAGGTCAATACCCTCGTCAGGCAGTATGAAGTCAAGCGATGCGCCTGAGCCTCGGACCTGGCCTGAAAGAATCTTTTCCGGCAGGTCTTCAGTTGTCACAGGATTACCGTTACAGAGAACTGAAAGCCTCTCAATAAGATTCTCGAGTTCCCTGACATTGCCGGGCCATCTGTAGTTCATCAGATGCTGCATGACCTGCGTGTTTATCTCTATTGCTTCCATCGATTTTTCTCTTACATTTTTTTCAATAAAAAACTTTATGAGTGCCGGGATATCGTCAGGTCTTTCCCTGAGAGGGGGAAGGATGATGGGAATAACATTCAGCCTGTAATAAAGGTCTTCCCTGAAGTGTCCCTTATCGACTTCTTCCTCGAGGTTTTTGTTTGTTGCGGCGATTATGCGCACATTGGCCTTGATGGTATTAATGCCGCCTACACGCTCGAATTCCTTTTCCTGAAGCACCCTGAGGAGCTTGACCTGAAGATTCGGGCTCATTTCAGATATTTCATCAAGAAAAATGCTTCCTCCCGCTGCAATTTCAAACCTGCCCGTGTGCATCCTGAATGCGCCGGTGAAGGCCCCTTTTTCATGTCCGAACAGTTCACTTTCCAGCAGTTCTTCGGGTATTGCACCGCAGTTAACCGGGACAAAGGGAAGACGGGATCGTCTGGATTTTCCGTGGATGGCCCTTGCCACCAGTTCCTTGCCGGTACCTGATTCTCCCAGGATGAGCACGGTTGAGTCAGTGTTTGCAATCTTCGATATGAGATCAAAAATCTTGATCATTTTCTCTGAAGTGCCGATTATGTTCTCGATTTTGTGCTTGTCCATTATTTTCCTCTGACAGGACGGTAGCACAGCAAAGGTGGGAGCGTCAATATTTAGACGCTCCTGAAACAGGTTTATTATCTGGATGCGTTGACTCTGTCCCTCATGTCCTTTCCGGTTTTGAAGAACGGAAGACTTTTGGGTCTAACCTTGATTTTCTCGCCGCTTTTAGGGTTTCTCCCCACATATGGTTTGTAATTCCTGATCATGAAGCTGCCGAATCCTCTGATTTCGACCCTCTGGGAATCTTTAAGGGACTTGATTATGGAATCGAAAACAGTATTGACCACTGCCTCCGATTTCTTGGGGTGGAGCGCCAGTTTCATTGACAGTTCTTCAATTAATTCAGACTTATTCACAGCTTACCTCCAAAATAAAATGATGTTTAGAAATATAAAGTCCATGACGATTAAGTCAAGCAAGTTTCTGCTTTTTTTGCATATTTAATAATGCTCTCACTTCCGGATCCCCCAATTCCCTGATCTCACGCGGCCTCATTTTTCCGAGCGATATGGGCCCTATTGCAATCCTTTTGATTGAAACTACATTAAGCCCTACAGCTTCAGCCATTCTTTTTATCTGATTTTTAAGGCCCTGCTTTAACGTGATTCTGACAGTTGTCATGCCTTTTACATCTTGTATTCTTTCAACAAGCGCCTCTCTTGTAACTATTCCGTCAATTTCAACACCTTTGGACATTTTACGGAGCGCCGCGGCGGATGCTTCGGGCCTCAGATCAACAATATATACTTTTCCCAAATTGTGCGTCGGGTGATGGATGGCATTTGCCATATCGCCGTCGTTGGTAAGGATCAAAAGCCCTTCCGCATCAAAATCCAGCCTGCCGACCGGGAAGACGCCTTTGTATTTTTCGGGGATCAGATCATTGATGCATGCCCGGCCTTCGGGATCCTTCATTGTCGTGATCATGTATTTAGGCTTGTAGACCGCCAGATAATATTTCCTGCTTTGATAAAGAGGCTCTCCGTCGAGCCGAATATCATCTGTTTCAGGGTCTATTGTTTCGCCGATCGATGCGATATGGCCGTTTATTGAAACCCTTGCCGACGCGATTGCGTTGTCAGCCGCACGTCTTGACATTGCTCCGCATTGAGAAAGATATCTGTTAATCCTTACCTGCATTCATGTAATATATATGTTTTTATTTATCTTAAAAAGGTAATT
This genomic window from Desulfomonilia bacterium contains:
- a CDS encoding pseudouridine synthase; this translates as MSRRAADNAIASARVSINGHIASIGETIDPETDDIRLDGEPLYQSRKYYLAVYKPKYMITTMKDPEGRACINDLIPEKYKGVFPVGRLDFDAEGLLILTNDGDMANAIHHPTHNLGKVYIVDLRPEASAAALRKMSKGVEIDGIVTREALVERIQDVKGMTTVRITLKQGLKNQIKRMAEAVGLNVVSIKRIAIGPISLGKMRPREIRELGDPEVRALLNMQKKQKLA
- a CDS encoding HU family DNA-binding protein, producing MNKSELIEELSMKLALHPKKSEAVVNTVFDSIIKSLKDSQRVEIRGFGSFMIRNYKPYVGRNPKSGEKIKVRPKSLPFFKTGKDMRDRVNASR
- a CDS encoding sigma-54 dependent transcriptional regulator — encoded protein: MDKHKIENIIGTSEKMIKIFDLISKIANTDSTVLILGESGTGKELVARAIHGKSRRSRLPFVPVNCGAIPEELLESELFGHEKGAFTGAFRMHTGRFEIAAGGSIFLDEISEMSPNLQVKLLRVLQEKEFERVGGINTIKANVRIIAATNKNLEEEVDKGHFREDLYYRLNVIPIILPPLRERPDDIPALIKFFIEKNVREKSMEAIEINTQVMQHLMNYRWPGNVRELENLIERLSVLCNGNPVTTEDLPEKILSGQVRGSGASLDFILPDEGIDLSDVVSDFEKNIIIQALKKSGWIKNRAAKLLNLNRTTLVEKIKKQGIQS